Proteins encoded in a region of the Anaerolineales bacterium genome:
- a CDS encoding response regulator — translation MNRSILIVDANPGLAAMLQQALSAVGFDCTLALTGREAFQTASGKPVDLAIVDFHLPDGPAEELIRAFQKIRPEMILLGIPPDNDPENPVIAELGIQGALTKPFYLPDLVPYIAGLLGVEAPPLAESGFEEGEESELDLLKPPAPKKSTRLVPWLENAGKAGAWLDRLASENSVRACLITRGDELHAGAGEFSRDKLSLIARHAAEIWAVTPGGTVMQYVRIPPDNEEVFLFSISIALDYDLTLLFDRKTSVSAARRRAKNFEKALDTPPATGVFRRSTAEFAASRRKTGELGMPKPRTGDLIGAMRKTGELGGPKRKTGDLPRKPGSITDELRRARLAHPPADSPDNHDP, via the coding sequence ATGAACCGTTCGATTCTGATCGTCGACGCCAACCCCGGGCTTGCCGCTATGCTTCAGCAGGCGCTTTCCGCGGTGGGATTCGATTGCACCCTCGCCCTTACGGGGCGGGAAGCATTCCAAACCGCTTCCGGCAAGCCGGTCGACCTGGCGATCGTCGATTTTCACCTTCCCGACGGGCCGGCGGAAGAATTGATCCGCGCCTTCCAGAAGATCCGTCCGGAGATGATTCTGCTGGGAATCCCGCCGGACAACGATCCGGAGAACCCGGTCATCGCCGAACTCGGCATTCAAGGCGCATTGACCAAGCCGTTTTATCTGCCGGACCTGGTCCCCTACATCGCCGGATTGCTCGGAGTGGAAGCTCCGCCGCTCGCGGAATCCGGCTTTGAGGAGGGGGAAGAATCCGAACTCGATCTCTTAAAGCCGCCGGCGCCGAAAAAATCCACCCGCCTGGTCCCCTGGCTGGAAAACGCAGGCAAAGCCGGCGCCTGGCTGGACAGGTTGGCGTCGGAGAATTCGGTGCGGGCCTGCCTGATCACGCGCGGCGATGAATTGCACGCCGGGGCGGGGGAGTTTTCCCGCGATAAACTCTCGCTGATCGCCCGCCACGCGGCCGAGATTTGGGCGGTGACGCCGGGCGGAACGGTCATGCAATATGTCCGCATCCCTCCGGACAACGAGGAGGTGTTCCTCTTTTCGATTTCGATCGCGTTGGATTACGACCTAACCTTGCTGTTCGACCGCAAGACCTCGGTCTCGGCCGCTCGCCGCCGGGCCAAGAACTTCGAGAAGGCGCTGGATACCCCCCCCGCAACCGGAGTCTTCCGCCGCTCGACCGCCGAATTCGCCGCCTCCCGGCGGAAGACGGGCGAACTCGGGATGCCCAAACCCCGCACCGGAGATCTGATCGGGGCGATGCGGAAAACCGGCGAGCTCGGCGGGCCGAAGCGCAAGACCGGCGACCTTCCGCGGAAGCCCGGCAGCATCACCGACGAACTGCGGCGCGCCCGGCTTGCCCATCCCCCCGCGGATTCTCCCGACAACCATGACCCCTAA
- the polA gene encoding DNA polymerase I — translation MTPKLFLVDGHALAYRAYFALTGAGAQASRWVTSQGEPTAGTYGFTSILLSLLEKDKPEYLAVAFDTGRTFRDDLYPQYKATRAKMPDDLRPQIERIREVVRAFRIPVLEAEGFEADDVLGTVARQASAEGVPVLILSGDRDLLQLVDERVSVRLPGRSLSESTDYDPGRFEQEWGFAPPKLIDYKALVGDKSDNIPGVAGVGEKTATELLQKFGSLDSIYANLDAVAPRWRTKLEAGRENALLSRTLATIRTDAPVRLAMEECRAGRFARDEVAGLFQTLEFRTLLARLPFAPAAGVQIGMFAEARPQAQAGSWTLVNDERKLSDLMEKISRAPLLAVDTETTSTDPMRAELVGISVAVEEGEGFYLPLRHAGGPNLDPRLVRDRLGKALADGKLPKAGHNIKYDLTVLARAGIPISAPAFDTMIAEWLCNPASRSLGLKDLGFVRLGVEMTPIEALIGKGAKQITMDQVPAAQAAAYASADADVTLRLVAPLRKELAERSQNKLFEEMEMPLIPVLAAMEQEGVALDLPYLERLGAEMQVELQRIEAEAHALIGRPFNLNSTQQLADALFGQLQLQPPDRSRKTAAGKYSTAADVLESLVGQHPVVELILRHRGLSKLLSTYVVALGAEVDPATSRVHTSYNQTGTVTGRLSSSDPNLQNIPTRSEEGRRIRRAFVPSPGGRLLSIDYSQIELRLAAHMARDPGMTEAFRRGEDIHAATAAAVYGVPLADVTSAMRRHAKAVNFGLLYGQTAFGLTRSTDLTLSEAEDFIGKYFERFSGIRDFVENIKRQAAQTGYVETMLGRRRYFPELSGAGRLDAAARNRAEREAINAPVQGSAADLMKLAMIRLPDALAEAGLAARMILQVHDELVLDCPAAEIPEAARIVRRIMEGVLSISVPLVADAKQGENWEEMQTVERS, via the coding sequence ATGACCCCTAAATTGTTTTTGGTGGACGGACACGCGCTCGCCTATCGGGCCTACTTCGCGCTGACCGGCGCGGGCGCCCAGGCCAGCCGCTGGGTAACGTCGCAGGGCGAGCCGACCGCCGGCACCTACGGATTCACCTCGATCCTGCTCTCCCTGCTGGAAAAAGACAAACCGGAATACCTGGCCGTCGCCTTCGACACCGGCCGCACGTTCCGCGACGACCTGTATCCCCAGTACAAAGCCACCCGGGCGAAGATGCCCGACGACCTGCGCCCGCAAATCGAGCGCATCCGCGAGGTGGTGCGCGCCTTCCGCATCCCCGTCCTGGAAGCCGAGGGGTTCGAAGCCGACGACGTGCTGGGAACCGTCGCCCGCCAGGCCTCCGCCGAAGGAGTCCCGGTGTTGATCCTCAGCGGGGACCGCGACCTGCTGCAGTTGGTCGACGAACGCGTTTCGGTCCGCCTGCCGGGACGGTCGCTTTCGGAATCGACCGACTACGATCCGGGGCGGTTCGAGCAGGAATGGGGATTCGCGCCGCCCAAGCTGATCGACTACAAAGCCCTGGTCGGCGACAAATCCGACAACATCCCCGGAGTGGCGGGCGTCGGCGAGAAGACCGCCACCGAATTGCTGCAGAAATTCGGCTCGCTGGATTCGATCTACGCCAATCTGGATGCGGTCGCGCCGCGCTGGCGGACGAAATTGGAGGCCGGGCGGGAAAACGCCCTCCTTTCGCGGACTCTGGCCACCATCCGCACCGATGCGCCGGTCCGCCTGGCGATGGAGGAATGCCGGGCGGGACGCTTTGCGCGCGACGAGGTGGCGGGGTTGTTTCAGACGCTCGAATTCCGCACCCTGCTCGCGCGCCTGCCCTTCGCCCCCGCCGCCGGGGTGCAGATCGGAATGTTCGCCGAGGCCCGGCCGCAGGCGCAGGCGGGATCCTGGACGCTGGTCAACGACGAGCGCAAGCTTTCCGATCTGATGGAAAAAATCTCCCGCGCACCGCTGCTCGCGGTGGACACCGAGACCACCTCCACCGATCCGATGCGGGCCGAGTTGGTGGGGATTTCGGTCGCCGTGGAGGAGGGCGAGGGCTTTTACCTTCCGCTCCGTCATGCCGGCGGACCCAACCTCGATCCGCGGCTGGTCCGGGACCGGCTTGGAAAGGCTCTGGCGGACGGCAAATTGCCGAAGGCCGGGCACAACATTAAATACGATCTGACGGTCCTGGCCCGGGCCGGGATACCGATCTCCGCGCCGGCCTTCGACACGATGATCGCCGAGTGGCTGTGCAATCCCGCCTCGCGCAGCCTCGGCCTGAAGGATCTCGGCTTCGTGCGCCTCGGAGTTGAGATGACCCCGATCGAAGCGCTGATCGGCAAAGGCGCCAAGCAGATCACTATGGACCAAGTCCCGGCCGCGCAAGCGGCGGCGTATGCGTCGGCCGACGCGGACGTCACCCTGCGGCTGGTCGCCCCGCTGCGCAAGGAACTCGCGGAGCGGAGTCAGAACAAGCTGTTTGAAGAAATGGAGATGCCGCTGATCCCGGTCCTGGCGGCGATGGAGCAGGAAGGCGTCGCGCTGGATCTGCCGTACCTGGAACGGCTCGGGGCCGAGATGCAGGTCGAACTGCAGAGGATCGAGGCCGAAGCGCACGCGCTGATCGGGCGTCCCTTCAACCTCAACTCCACCCAACAGCTCGCCGACGCGCTCTTCGGCCAGCTGCAGCTGCAGCCGCCGGACAGATCCCGCAAGACCGCCGCCGGAAAATACTCCACCGCGGCGGACGTCCTCGAGAGCTTGGTCGGCCAGCATCCGGTGGTGGAGCTGATCCTCCGCCACCGCGGACTCTCCAAACTGCTCTCCACCTACGTCGTCGCCCTGGGCGCCGAAGTCGACCCGGCCACCTCCCGGGTGCATACGTCCTACAACCAAACCGGGACGGTGACCGGCAGGCTTTCCTCTTCGGACCCAAACCTGCAGAACATCCCCACCCGCAGCGAGGAAGGCCGCCGGATCCGCCGCGCGTTCGTCCCATCGCCCGGAGGCCGTCTGCTTTCGATCGACTACTCGCAGATCGAACTGCGTCTGGCGGCGCACATGGCGCGGGATCCGGGCATGACCGAGGCCTTCCGGCGCGGGGAGGACATCCACGCCGCGACGGCGGCGGCGGTCTACGGGGTGCCGCTGGCGGACGTAACGTCCGCAATGCGGCGGCACGCCAAGGCGGTGAACTTCGGCCTGCTCTACGGCCAGACGGCCTTCGGGCTGACCCGTTCGACCGATCTGACCCTTTCCGAGGCGGAAGATTTCATCGGCAAATACTTCGAGCGATTCTCCGGAATCCGCGATTTTGTGGAGAACATCAAACGCCAAGCCGCCCAAACGGGGTATGTGGAAACCATGCTCGGCCGGCGGCGCTACTTCCCGGAGCTTTCCGGGGCGGGGCGGCTGGACGCGGCCGCCCGCAACCGGGCGGAGCGCGAGGCGATCAACGCGCCCGTCCAGGGATCGGCCGCCGACCTGATGAAACTGGCGATGATCCGCCTGCCGGACGCGCTGGCCGAAGCCGGCCTGGCCGCCAGGATGATCCTCCAGGTCCACGACGAACTGGTCCTCGACTGCCCCGCCGCGGAAATCCCGGAGGCGGCACGAATCGTGCGGCGAATCATGGAGGGGGTCTTGTCGATCAGCGTTCCGCTCGTCGCCGACGCCAAACAAGGCGAAAACTGGGAGGAAATGCAGACGGTGGAACGTTCGTAG